A section of the Diabrotica virgifera virgifera chromosome 8, PGI_DIABVI_V3a genome encodes:
- the LOC126890254 gene encoding uncharacterized protein LOC126890254, giving the protein MLMDEIIEDVELLQLGYKLGHSRIKGKKPVEINEFAKNIIRRKIHAFFFKKEIPNLNKILQEVKDDPDLSNIGRTKLWEVLKELNFRWEKSDRKSVLIDREEIICWRRHYLRSIRKFRAEGRPIYYQDETWVNAGHTLTKIWSDKNILSSRQAFIEGWSTSIPPPSGKDSRLIISHLGSEKGFLRDDLLEFQSKSTKDYHEEMTADVFEEYFEQMIEHIPPNSIIVLDNAPYHSRLVERLPTTAWKKQDVLDCLRNKSLTYEDGMVKAELLKIARQHKSKYKKYVVDKMAERRNITVLRLPPYHCEINPIKLIWAQNERLCG; this is encoded by the coding sequence AGGGGAAAAAGCCTGTTGAaattaatgaatttgccaaaaataTTATTCGAAGGAAAATTCacgcattttttttcaaaaaggaaATACCCAACCTtaacaaaattttacaagaagTTAAAGACGATCCTGATTTGTCTAATATCGGACGAACCAAACTGTGGGAAgttttaaaagaattaaatttccGGTGGGAGAAATCAGACCGAAAATCAGTTTTGATTGACCGCGAAGAGATAATATGTTGGAGAAGACATTATCTAAGATCCATACGAAAATTCCGGGCTGAAGGAAGGCCAATCTACTATCAGGACGAAACTTGGGTAAATGCAGGTCATACTCTAACAAAAATTTGGtcagataaaaatatattaaGCTCCAGGCAAGCGTTTATAGAAGGTTGGTCTACTAGTATTCCCCCACCCTCTGGTAAAGATAGTAGATTAATAATTTCTCACCTTGGCAGTGAAAAAGGATTTCTTAGGGACGATTTGTTGGAATTTCAATCCAAAAGCACAAAAGATTATCACGAGGAGATGACAGCTGATGTTTTCGAAGAGTATTTTGAGCAGATGATTGAACATATACCACCAAATTCAATTATAGTATTAGACAATGCACCTTATCATTCAAGACTAGTAGAAAGACTTCCAACGACTGCGTGGAAGAAACAAGATGTCCTTGACTGCCTGAGGAATAAGTCTCTGACTTACGAAGATGGAATGGTTAAAGCGGAACTTTTAAAAATTGCCCGGCAACACAAATCTAAGTACAAGAAATATGTAGTTGACAAAATGGCGGAAAGGCGAAACATCACCGTCCTTAGACTTCCACCCTACCACTGTGAAATAAATCCAATTAAACTCATTTGGGCCCAAAATGAAAGGTTATGTGGCTAg